The proteins below are encoded in one region of Oncorhynchus nerka isolate Pitt River linkage group LG15, Oner_Uvic_2.0, whole genome shotgun sequence:
- the top1a gene encoding DNA topoisomerase I, like isoform X2: MSGDHSHNDSQIDSGSRVNDSHKHKDKYKDKEHKHKDHKKDREREKSKYGNSDHKEFSEKKHREKERIKHEDVSTDRHKDKHKEKDHRKDEIKPKKEKENGFASPHRIKTEPDNDHFYHSPKSLKRQRDNDETEFKPKKIKIENDRVDKKAKKRKQDEVRGNLWISYWIYFSDPLRERRLTRSLFLVKDIKPKKTQKNKKGEVADGKKKAKKEPEEKWKWWEEERATDGSKWRFLEHKGPVMAAPYEPLPSKVRFFYDGKQMKLGPEAEEVATFFAKMLDHEYTTKDAFRKNFFKDWRKEMTSEEKSKITDLKKCNFNEMGEYFKAQSEARKAMTKDDKLKIKVENERLLQEYGFCIMDNHKERIANFRIEPPGLFRGRGDHPKMGMLKRRIRPEDIIINCSKDSKHPKPPPGTRWKELRHDNKVTWLVSWTENIQGSIKYIMLNPSSRIKAEKDWQKYETARNLKKCVDRLRNQYREDWKSKEMRIRQRAVALYFIDKLALRAGNEKEEGESADTVGCCSLRVEHINLYPEKDGQEFVVEFDFLGKDSIRYYNKVPVEKRVFKNLQLFMENKQPEDDLFDRLNTSILNKHLQELMDGLTAKVFRTYNASITLQQQLKELTSPDENLPAKILSYNRANRAVAILCNHQRAPPKTFEKSMQNLQTKIDAKKDQLSDAKRDVKSAKADLKVRRDEKSKKAVETKKKAVERLEEQLMKLEVQATDREENKQIALGTSKLNYLDPRISVAWCKKWGIPIEKIYNKTQREKFAWAIDMAEDDYEF, translated from the exons ATGAGTGGAGATCATTCCCACAACGATAGCCAG ATAGACTCCGGCTCTCGGGTCAATG ATTCTCATAAGCATAAAGATAAGTACAAGGATAAAGAACACAAACACAAGGACCACAAGAAGGACAGGGAGCGTGAGAAATCAAAATATGGCAACAG TGACCATAAGGAGTTCTCGGaaaagaaacacagagagaaggagCGAATAAAGCACGAAGATgtcagcacagacagacacaaggacaAACACAAGGAAAAAGACCACAGGAAGGATGAG ATCAAGCCGAAGAAGGAAAAAGAGAATGGCTTTGCCAG CCCTCATCGCATTAAGACTGAGCCGGACAATGATCACTTCTACCACTCTCCCAAGTCCCTGAAAAGACAGCGTGACAATGACGA aactGAATTCAAGCCCAAAAAAATTAAAATTGAAAATGACAGAGTGGACAAGAAAGCAAAGAAGAGGAAACAAGATGAGGTACGTGGAAATCTTTGGATTTCATATTGGATATATTTCAGTGATCCGTTGCGAGAAAGGAGACTCACACGTTCTTTGTTTCTTGTAAAGGACATCAAGCCCAAAAAGACACAAAAAAACAAGAAAGGGGAAGTTGCTGATGGGAAAAAGAAAGCAAAGAAGGAGCCTGAGGAGAAGTGGAAATG gtgggaagaggagagggcaACTGACGGTTCCAAATGGAGGTTTCTGGAACATAAAGGCCCAGTCATGGCAGCACCTTACGAACCTCTTCCCAGCAAAGTCCGATTTTTCTATGATG GGAAGCAGATGAAGCTCGGCCCAGAGGCTGAGGAGGTGGCCACCTTCTTTGCCAAAATGCTGGACCATGAGTACACTACCAAGGATGCCTTCCGGAAAAACTTCTTCAAAGACTGGAGAAAG GAAATGACCTCTGAGGAGAAGTCTAAGATCACAGACCTGAAGAAGTGTAACTTCAATGAAATGGGGGAATACTTCAAGGCTCAGTCTGAGGCCAGAAAGGCCATGACTAAAGATGATAAACTG AAAATCAAAGTGGAGAACGAACGCCTCCTACAGGAGTATGGCTTCTGCATCATGGACAACCACAAGGAGCGCATTGCTAACTTTCGCATTGAGCCCCCGGGCCTGTTCCGTGGCCGAGGAGACCACCCCAAGATGGGCATGCTGAAACGCCGCATCCGCCCTGAGGACATCATCATAAACTGCAGCAA GGACTCCAAGCACCCCAAGCCTCCCCCTGGTACCAGATGGAAGGAGTTGCGTCATGACAACAAGGTGACCTGGCTGGTGTCGTGGACAGAGAACATCCAAGGCTCTATCAAGTATATCATGCTGAATCCCAGCTCAAGAATCAAGGCAG agaaggactggcaGAAGTATGAGACAGCCCGAAATCTGAAGAAGTGTGTGGACCGGTTAAGGAACCAGTACCGCGAGGACTGGAAGTCCAAAGAGATGAGGATCCGACAGAGAGCCGTGGCACTCTACTTCATCGATAAG CTGGCTCTGAGAGCAGGTAAtgagaaggaggaaggggagtCTGCGGACACAGTAGGCTGCTGCTCCCTCCGAGTGGAACACATCAACCTGTACCCCGAGAAGGACGGCCAGGAGTTTGTGGTGGAGTTTGACTTCCTGGGTAAAGACTCCATCCGCTACTACAACAAAGTCCCCGTGGAGAAGAGG GTATTCAAGAACCTGCAGCTGTTCATGGAAAACAAGCAGCCAGAGGATGACCTCTTTGACCGGCTCAAT ACCTCCATTCTGAACAAGCACCTTCAGGAGCTGATGGACGGGCTGACGGCCAAAGTGTTTCGTACCTACAACGCCTCCATCACTCTGCAGCAGCAGCTGAAGGAGCTCACCAGCC CGGATGAGAACCTTCCAGCCAAGATCCTGTCATACAACAGGGCCAACAGAGCTGTGGCCATCCTGTGTAACCATCAGAGGGCACCACCCAAGACCTTTGAGAAGTCCATGCAGAACCTCCAGACTAAA ATTGACGCAAAGAAGGACCAGCTATCTGATGCAAAGAGGGATGTGAAGAGCGCCAAGGCTGACCTCAAAGTACGGAGAGACGAGAAGTCCAAAAA AGCTGTGGAGACCAAGAAGAAGGCTGTGGAGAGGCTAGAAGAGCAGCTGATGAAGCTAGAGGTGCAGGCGACGGACCGCGAGGAGAACAAGCAGATTGCTCTGGGCACCTCCAAACTCAACTACTTGGATCCACGCATCTCTGTGGCCTG GTGCAAGAAGTGGGGTATCCCTATCGAGAAGATCTACAACAAAACTCAGCGTGAAAAGTTTGCCTGGGCTATCGACATGGCAGAGGATGACTATGAATTTTAA
- the top1a gene encoding DNA topoisomerase I, like isoform X5 — protein sequence MSGDHSHNDSQIDSGSRVNDSHKHKDKYKDKEHKHKDHKKDREREKSKYGNSDHKEFSEKKHREKERIKHEDVSTDRHKDKHKEKDHRKDEIKPKKEKENGFASPHRIKTEPDNDHFYHSPKSLKRQRDNDETEFKPKKIKIENDRVDKKAKKRKQDEDIKPKKTQKNKKGEVADGKKKAKKEPEEKWKWWEEERATDGSKWRFLEHKGPVMAAPYEPLPSKVRFFYDGKQMKLGPEAEEVATFFAKMLDHEYTTKDAFRKNFFKDWRKEMTSEEKSKITDLKKCNFNEMGEYFKAQSEARKAMTKDDKLKIKVENERLLQEYGFCIMDNHKERIANFRIEPPGLFRGRGDHPKMGMLKRRIRPEDIIINCSKDSKHPKPPPGTRWKELRHDNKVTWLVSWTENIQGSIKYIMLNPSSRIKAEKDWQKYETARNLKKCVDRLRNQYREDWKSKEMRIRQRAVALYFIDKLALRAGNEKEEGESADTVGCCSLRVEHINLYPEKDGQEFVVEFDFLGKDSIRYYNKVPVEKRVFKNLQLFMENKQPEDDLFDRLNTSILNKHLQELMDGLTAKVFRTYNASITLQQQLKELTSPDENLPAKILSYNRANRAVAILCNHQRAPPKTFEKSMQNLQTKIDAKKDQLSDAKRDVKSAKADLKVRRDEKSKKAVETKKKAVERLEEQLMKLEVQATDREENKQIALGTSKLNYLDPRISVAWCKKWGIPIEKIYNKTQREKFAWAIDMAEDDYEF from the exons ATGAGTGGAGATCATTCCCACAACGATAGCCAG ATAGACTCCGGCTCTCGGGTCAATG ATTCTCATAAGCATAAAGATAAGTACAAGGATAAAGAACACAAACACAAGGACCACAAGAAGGACAGGGAGCGTGAGAAATCAAAATATGGCAACAG TGACCATAAGGAGTTCTCGGaaaagaaacacagagagaaggagCGAATAAAGCACGAAGATgtcagcacagacagacacaaggacaAACACAAGGAAAAAGACCACAGGAAGGATGAG ATCAAGCCGAAGAAGGAAAAAGAGAATGGCTTTGCCAG CCCTCATCGCATTAAGACTGAGCCGGACAATGATCACTTCTACCACTCTCCCAAGTCCCTGAAAAGACAGCGTGACAATGACGA aactGAATTCAAGCCCAAAAAAATTAAAATTGAAAATGACAGAGTGGACAAGAAAGCAAAGAAGAGGAAACAAGATGAG GACATCAAGCCCAAAAAGACACAAAAAAACAAGAAAGGGGAAGTTGCTGATGGGAAAAAGAAAGCAAAGAAGGAGCCTGAGGAGAAGTGGAAATG gtgggaagaggagagggcaACTGACGGTTCCAAATGGAGGTTTCTGGAACATAAAGGCCCAGTCATGGCAGCACCTTACGAACCTCTTCCCAGCAAAGTCCGATTTTTCTATGATG GGAAGCAGATGAAGCTCGGCCCAGAGGCTGAGGAGGTGGCCACCTTCTTTGCCAAAATGCTGGACCATGAGTACACTACCAAGGATGCCTTCCGGAAAAACTTCTTCAAAGACTGGAGAAAG GAAATGACCTCTGAGGAGAAGTCTAAGATCACAGACCTGAAGAAGTGTAACTTCAATGAAATGGGGGAATACTTCAAGGCTCAGTCTGAGGCCAGAAAGGCCATGACTAAAGATGATAAACTG AAAATCAAAGTGGAGAACGAACGCCTCCTACAGGAGTATGGCTTCTGCATCATGGACAACCACAAGGAGCGCATTGCTAACTTTCGCATTGAGCCCCCGGGCCTGTTCCGTGGCCGAGGAGACCACCCCAAGATGGGCATGCTGAAACGCCGCATCCGCCCTGAGGACATCATCATAAACTGCAGCAA GGACTCCAAGCACCCCAAGCCTCCCCCTGGTACCAGATGGAAGGAGTTGCGTCATGACAACAAGGTGACCTGGCTGGTGTCGTGGACAGAGAACATCCAAGGCTCTATCAAGTATATCATGCTGAATCCCAGCTCAAGAATCAAGGCAG agaaggactggcaGAAGTATGAGACAGCCCGAAATCTGAAGAAGTGTGTGGACCGGTTAAGGAACCAGTACCGCGAGGACTGGAAGTCCAAAGAGATGAGGATCCGACAGAGAGCCGTGGCACTCTACTTCATCGATAAG CTGGCTCTGAGAGCAGGTAAtgagaaggaggaaggggagtCTGCGGACACAGTAGGCTGCTGCTCCCTCCGAGTGGAACACATCAACCTGTACCCCGAGAAGGACGGCCAGGAGTTTGTGGTGGAGTTTGACTTCCTGGGTAAAGACTCCATCCGCTACTACAACAAAGTCCCCGTGGAGAAGAGG GTATTCAAGAACCTGCAGCTGTTCATGGAAAACAAGCAGCCAGAGGATGACCTCTTTGACCGGCTCAAT ACCTCCATTCTGAACAAGCACCTTCAGGAGCTGATGGACGGGCTGACGGCCAAAGTGTTTCGTACCTACAACGCCTCCATCACTCTGCAGCAGCAGCTGAAGGAGCTCACCAGCC CGGATGAGAACCTTCCAGCCAAGATCCTGTCATACAACAGGGCCAACAGAGCTGTGGCCATCCTGTGTAACCATCAGAGGGCACCACCCAAGACCTTTGAGAAGTCCATGCAGAACCTCCAGACTAAA ATTGACGCAAAGAAGGACCAGCTATCTGATGCAAAGAGGGATGTGAAGAGCGCCAAGGCTGACCTCAAAGTACGGAGAGACGAGAAGTCCAAAAA AGCTGTGGAGACCAAGAAGAAGGCTGTGGAGAGGCTAGAAGAGCAGCTGATGAAGCTAGAGGTGCAGGCGACGGACCGCGAGGAGAACAAGCAGATTGCTCTGGGCACCTCCAAACTCAACTACTTGGATCCACGCATCTCTGTGGCCTG GTGCAAGAAGTGGGGTATCCCTATCGAGAAGATCTACAACAAAACTCAGCGTGAAAAGTTTGCCTGGGCTATCGACATGGCAGAGGATGACTATGAATTTTAA
- the top1a gene encoding DNA topoisomerase I, like isoform X1: protein MAVIWRGNTQDRLYQDTISSGGGNSHKHKDKYKDKEHKHKDHKKDREREKSKYGNSDHKEFSEKKHREKERIKHEDVSTDRHKDKHKEKDHRKDEIKPKKEKENGFASPHRIKTEPDNDHFYHSPKSLKRQRDNDETEFKPKKIKIENDRVDKKAKKRKQDEVRGNLWISYWIYFSDPLRERRLTRSLFLVKDIKPKKTQKNKKGEVADGKKKAKKEPEEKWKWWEEERATDGSKWRFLEHKGPVMAAPYEPLPSKVRFFYDGKQMKLGPEAEEVATFFAKMLDHEYTTKDAFRKNFFKDWRKEMTSEEKSKITDLKKCNFNEMGEYFKAQSEARKAMTKDDKLKIKVENERLLQEYGFCIMDNHKERIANFRIEPPGLFRGRGDHPKMGMLKRRIRPEDIIINCSKDSKHPKPPPGTRWKELRHDNKVTWLVSWTENIQGSIKYIMLNPSSRIKAEKDWQKYETARNLKKCVDRLRNQYREDWKSKEMRIRQRAVALYFIDKLALRAGNEKEEGESADTVGCCSLRVEHINLYPEKDGQEFVVEFDFLGKDSIRYYNKVPVEKRVFKNLQLFMENKQPEDDLFDRLNTSILNKHLQELMDGLTAKVFRTYNASITLQQQLKELTSPDENLPAKILSYNRANRAVAILCNHQRAPPKTFEKSMQNLQTKIDAKKDQLSDAKRDVKSAKADLKVRRDEKSKKAVETKKKAVERLEEQLMKLEVQATDREENKQIALGTSKLNYLDPRISVAWCKKWGIPIEKIYNKTQREKFAWAIDMAEDDYEF, encoded by the exons ATGGCTGTGATATGGAGGGGAAACACGCAGGACCGTTTGTATCAAGACACGATTTCCAGCGGCGGAGGAA ATTCTCATAAGCATAAAGATAAGTACAAGGATAAAGAACACAAACACAAGGACCACAAGAAGGACAGGGAGCGTGAGAAATCAAAATATGGCAACAG TGACCATAAGGAGTTCTCGGaaaagaaacacagagagaaggagCGAATAAAGCACGAAGATgtcagcacagacagacacaaggacaAACACAAGGAAAAAGACCACAGGAAGGATGAG ATCAAGCCGAAGAAGGAAAAAGAGAATGGCTTTGCCAG CCCTCATCGCATTAAGACTGAGCCGGACAATGATCACTTCTACCACTCTCCCAAGTCCCTGAAAAGACAGCGTGACAATGACGA aactGAATTCAAGCCCAAAAAAATTAAAATTGAAAATGACAGAGTGGACAAGAAAGCAAAGAAGAGGAAACAAGATGAGGTACGTGGAAATCTTTGGATTTCATATTGGATATATTTCAGTGATCCGTTGCGAGAAAGGAGACTCACACGTTCTTTGTTTCTTGTAAAGGACATCAAGCCCAAAAAGACACAAAAAAACAAGAAAGGGGAAGTTGCTGATGGGAAAAAGAAAGCAAAGAAGGAGCCTGAGGAGAAGTGGAAATG gtgggaagaggagagggcaACTGACGGTTCCAAATGGAGGTTTCTGGAACATAAAGGCCCAGTCATGGCAGCACCTTACGAACCTCTTCCCAGCAAAGTCCGATTTTTCTATGATG GGAAGCAGATGAAGCTCGGCCCAGAGGCTGAGGAGGTGGCCACCTTCTTTGCCAAAATGCTGGACCATGAGTACACTACCAAGGATGCCTTCCGGAAAAACTTCTTCAAAGACTGGAGAAAG GAAATGACCTCTGAGGAGAAGTCTAAGATCACAGACCTGAAGAAGTGTAACTTCAATGAAATGGGGGAATACTTCAAGGCTCAGTCTGAGGCCAGAAAGGCCATGACTAAAGATGATAAACTG AAAATCAAAGTGGAGAACGAACGCCTCCTACAGGAGTATGGCTTCTGCATCATGGACAACCACAAGGAGCGCATTGCTAACTTTCGCATTGAGCCCCCGGGCCTGTTCCGTGGCCGAGGAGACCACCCCAAGATGGGCATGCTGAAACGCCGCATCCGCCCTGAGGACATCATCATAAACTGCAGCAA GGACTCCAAGCACCCCAAGCCTCCCCCTGGTACCAGATGGAAGGAGTTGCGTCATGACAACAAGGTGACCTGGCTGGTGTCGTGGACAGAGAACATCCAAGGCTCTATCAAGTATATCATGCTGAATCCCAGCTCAAGAATCAAGGCAG agaaggactggcaGAAGTATGAGACAGCCCGAAATCTGAAGAAGTGTGTGGACCGGTTAAGGAACCAGTACCGCGAGGACTGGAAGTCCAAAGAGATGAGGATCCGACAGAGAGCCGTGGCACTCTACTTCATCGATAAG CTGGCTCTGAGAGCAGGTAAtgagaaggaggaaggggagtCTGCGGACACAGTAGGCTGCTGCTCCCTCCGAGTGGAACACATCAACCTGTACCCCGAGAAGGACGGCCAGGAGTTTGTGGTGGAGTTTGACTTCCTGGGTAAAGACTCCATCCGCTACTACAACAAAGTCCCCGTGGAGAAGAGG GTATTCAAGAACCTGCAGCTGTTCATGGAAAACAAGCAGCCAGAGGATGACCTCTTTGACCGGCTCAAT ACCTCCATTCTGAACAAGCACCTTCAGGAGCTGATGGACGGGCTGACGGCCAAAGTGTTTCGTACCTACAACGCCTCCATCACTCTGCAGCAGCAGCTGAAGGAGCTCACCAGCC CGGATGAGAACCTTCCAGCCAAGATCCTGTCATACAACAGGGCCAACAGAGCTGTGGCCATCCTGTGTAACCATCAGAGGGCACCACCCAAGACCTTTGAGAAGTCCATGCAGAACCTCCAGACTAAA ATTGACGCAAAGAAGGACCAGCTATCTGATGCAAAGAGGGATGTGAAGAGCGCCAAGGCTGACCTCAAAGTACGGAGAGACGAGAAGTCCAAAAA AGCTGTGGAGACCAAGAAGAAGGCTGTGGAGAGGCTAGAAGAGCAGCTGATGAAGCTAGAGGTGCAGGCGACGGACCGCGAGGAGAACAAGCAGATTGCTCTGGGCACCTCCAAACTCAACTACTTGGATCCACGCATCTCTGTGGCCTG GTGCAAGAAGTGGGGTATCCCTATCGAGAAGATCTACAACAAAACTCAGCGTGAAAAGTTTGCCTGGGCTATCGACATGGCAGAGGATGACTATGAATTTTAA
- the top1a gene encoding DNA topoisomerase I, like isoform X4 — protein sequence MAVIWRGNTQDRLYQDTISSGGGNSHKHKDKYKDKEHKHKDHKKDREREKSKYGNSDHKEFSEKKHREKERIKHEDVSTDRHKDKHKEKDHRKDEIKPKKEKENGFASPHRIKTEPDNDHFYHSPKSLKRQRDNDETEFKPKKIKIENDRVDKKAKKRKQDEDIKPKKTQKNKKGEVADGKKKAKKEPEEKWKWWEEERATDGSKWRFLEHKGPVMAAPYEPLPSKVRFFYDGKQMKLGPEAEEVATFFAKMLDHEYTTKDAFRKNFFKDWRKEMTSEEKSKITDLKKCNFNEMGEYFKAQSEARKAMTKDDKLKIKVENERLLQEYGFCIMDNHKERIANFRIEPPGLFRGRGDHPKMGMLKRRIRPEDIIINCSKDSKHPKPPPGTRWKELRHDNKVTWLVSWTENIQGSIKYIMLNPSSRIKAEKDWQKYETARNLKKCVDRLRNQYREDWKSKEMRIRQRAVALYFIDKLALRAGNEKEEGESADTVGCCSLRVEHINLYPEKDGQEFVVEFDFLGKDSIRYYNKVPVEKRVFKNLQLFMENKQPEDDLFDRLNTSILNKHLQELMDGLTAKVFRTYNASITLQQQLKELTSPDENLPAKILSYNRANRAVAILCNHQRAPPKTFEKSMQNLQTKIDAKKDQLSDAKRDVKSAKADLKVRRDEKSKKAVETKKKAVERLEEQLMKLEVQATDREENKQIALGTSKLNYLDPRISVAWCKKWGIPIEKIYNKTQREKFAWAIDMAEDDYEF from the exons ATGGCTGTGATATGGAGGGGAAACACGCAGGACCGTTTGTATCAAGACACGATTTCCAGCGGCGGAGGAA ATTCTCATAAGCATAAAGATAAGTACAAGGATAAAGAACACAAACACAAGGACCACAAGAAGGACAGGGAGCGTGAGAAATCAAAATATGGCAACAG TGACCATAAGGAGTTCTCGGaaaagaaacacagagagaaggagCGAATAAAGCACGAAGATgtcagcacagacagacacaaggacaAACACAAGGAAAAAGACCACAGGAAGGATGAG ATCAAGCCGAAGAAGGAAAAAGAGAATGGCTTTGCCAG CCCTCATCGCATTAAGACTGAGCCGGACAATGATCACTTCTACCACTCTCCCAAGTCCCTGAAAAGACAGCGTGACAATGACGA aactGAATTCAAGCCCAAAAAAATTAAAATTGAAAATGACAGAGTGGACAAGAAAGCAAAGAAGAGGAAACAAGATGAG GACATCAAGCCCAAAAAGACACAAAAAAACAAGAAAGGGGAAGTTGCTGATGGGAAAAAGAAAGCAAAGAAGGAGCCTGAGGAGAAGTGGAAATG gtgggaagaggagagggcaACTGACGGTTCCAAATGGAGGTTTCTGGAACATAAAGGCCCAGTCATGGCAGCACCTTACGAACCTCTTCCCAGCAAAGTCCGATTTTTCTATGATG GGAAGCAGATGAAGCTCGGCCCAGAGGCTGAGGAGGTGGCCACCTTCTTTGCCAAAATGCTGGACCATGAGTACACTACCAAGGATGCCTTCCGGAAAAACTTCTTCAAAGACTGGAGAAAG GAAATGACCTCTGAGGAGAAGTCTAAGATCACAGACCTGAAGAAGTGTAACTTCAATGAAATGGGGGAATACTTCAAGGCTCAGTCTGAGGCCAGAAAGGCCATGACTAAAGATGATAAACTG AAAATCAAAGTGGAGAACGAACGCCTCCTACAGGAGTATGGCTTCTGCATCATGGACAACCACAAGGAGCGCATTGCTAACTTTCGCATTGAGCCCCCGGGCCTGTTCCGTGGCCGAGGAGACCACCCCAAGATGGGCATGCTGAAACGCCGCATCCGCCCTGAGGACATCATCATAAACTGCAGCAA GGACTCCAAGCACCCCAAGCCTCCCCCTGGTACCAGATGGAAGGAGTTGCGTCATGACAACAAGGTGACCTGGCTGGTGTCGTGGACAGAGAACATCCAAGGCTCTATCAAGTATATCATGCTGAATCCCAGCTCAAGAATCAAGGCAG agaaggactggcaGAAGTATGAGACAGCCCGAAATCTGAAGAAGTGTGTGGACCGGTTAAGGAACCAGTACCGCGAGGACTGGAAGTCCAAAGAGATGAGGATCCGACAGAGAGCCGTGGCACTCTACTTCATCGATAAG CTGGCTCTGAGAGCAGGTAAtgagaaggaggaaggggagtCTGCGGACACAGTAGGCTGCTGCTCCCTCCGAGTGGAACACATCAACCTGTACCCCGAGAAGGACGGCCAGGAGTTTGTGGTGGAGTTTGACTTCCTGGGTAAAGACTCCATCCGCTACTACAACAAAGTCCCCGTGGAGAAGAGG GTATTCAAGAACCTGCAGCTGTTCATGGAAAACAAGCAGCCAGAGGATGACCTCTTTGACCGGCTCAAT ACCTCCATTCTGAACAAGCACCTTCAGGAGCTGATGGACGGGCTGACGGCCAAAGTGTTTCGTACCTACAACGCCTCCATCACTCTGCAGCAGCAGCTGAAGGAGCTCACCAGCC CGGATGAGAACCTTCCAGCCAAGATCCTGTCATACAACAGGGCCAACAGAGCTGTGGCCATCCTGTGTAACCATCAGAGGGCACCACCCAAGACCTTTGAGAAGTCCATGCAGAACCTCCAGACTAAA ATTGACGCAAAGAAGGACCAGCTATCTGATGCAAAGAGGGATGTGAAGAGCGCCAAGGCTGACCTCAAAGTACGGAGAGACGAGAAGTCCAAAAA AGCTGTGGAGACCAAGAAGAAGGCTGTGGAGAGGCTAGAAGAGCAGCTGATGAAGCTAGAGGTGCAGGCGACGGACCGCGAGGAGAACAAGCAGATTGCTCTGGGCACCTCCAAACTCAACTACTTGGATCCACGCATCTCTGTGGCCTG GTGCAAGAAGTGGGGTATCCCTATCGAGAAGATCTACAACAAAACTCAGCGTGAAAAGTTTGCCTGGGCTATCGACATGGCAGAGGATGACTATGAATTTTAA